A window of Zingiber officinale cultivar Zhangliang chromosome 5A, Zo_v1.1, whole genome shotgun sequence contains these coding sequences:
- the LOC121981492 gene encoding trithorax group protein osa-like isoform X2, translating into MGFDNECIVNIQSLPGEYFCPVCRTLIYPSEALQTQCTHLYCKPCLSYIAATTHACPYDGYLVTEADSKPLTESNKALGETIGKVAVNCLYQRSGCQWQGTLSECIAHCSSCTFGNSPVVCNRCGTQIIHRQVQEHTQICPGLQPQAQQLDNSQVQGSATSSQTVPQDPTITSAAAPGSTAGTASVAIPAAASASTPTAPSAATPATASAIPTTAAASQSQTQANITAYAQAASQLPTQQWYQQQQLQQYQQYYQMYPGYDPYQQHYQQFSQYQQQAYPQYGQPQAQTQPAIQGQQQPSLYVQPQSQPQPQPQPQPQVHAQPIGQPQPLAQAAQTQQQQPLMPIQQPLPQPQPQGQPQPVAQLTQMQVPQLTVPVQQPYTQILPQTNQPPQAQIAAQQFVQPTLTQYAQPQPPQQMQVPPLQQPLQPQQHPQSLPQQQTHPHTQPQARPTAVQQPPMLPQMHPQHPNAHQQMQPQSIAQPQHPSSHPVTGHQSYQQTQSGAPPQRPMFVQTQQVVPQQPVQMPNQFPSQQPSQMPPPSGYMPMQVQQQPMLPPQRPAHPQQQPHLPVNQHGQQKHQYPPMHAQAQQQVFPSQQSHGHLLPGQQFPQMMVSSQQQMHPPGPQHIQHVTAQTHPHGPPAQGMAAHQTAMRPLTANTLPHQSIQQFPGGPGKPAQPSLNQQSPNHSNLTRPGPSLTVTPESVKSHLSQPGGQAVSIPSAGPPNSGVVDKMGISVELTNESVANSADGRFQNEISTTTDTKINQSESETDKKPVGDSKENDKQSEMASTLPEEEGIEPAEHKYGDKKEVADLVDGNQRPDVPNDGNAGENQSTEAKPDEKSGAPSEVRGSNVSSDAGTHKHSSLAAELKESSGLTEGSHAGEFASKTKSQQLPAPERGHLQQPTLQNAAPPYEGTHFQAGYQDRSSSQLAWNGSVSGTRPVPLSGPLPGKEGYPTQQIPYGHPSNATAATTRFSAPDRMLPHHIPHPGANQDRRSQETLPYQIQAPGQNIASGQMRPPGQNFPEHLSLQGQPSVVQESFRSSTGQPYGGGYHSDAHHDGPPGPGVPPSGRLAGHVGFPQHGGFPEQALAPQGQSQSHMSQPHSGVRVSQHPQLVPNSGAFNTSSLMPRGPLFHLEDRGGPSHLGPSNALESEMYDTRRPGFSDGRSDLLGKSNLIKANGIPGKMQVDNMHDPAFALGLTEDRFKPFPDERFRPLPEDGMPRHFPLDPGRHNAGRREFEEDLKQFPRPAHLDSEGLRNFDSYNSSRPLDRGWQQTGPDIRPFDRPLPRPDGIPGPFATGQTGSFPASRPGLENHMMDMLETRRPPGPHDEFDRHMDILPPIRSPVRDFGALPSSRFGTTGSGPMPGRFLREIPDGSRSFQMEQFESGEPFNQGRMPTGDPSFGGIHGRDFPNEAAPFNIHNVRGDMEAFELLKKRKPGTMGWCRICSIDCETVEGLDLHAQTREHQKMALNMVLAFKREANMKNRISENVTPREGKNKRKDFGKPLK; encoded by the exons ATGGGTTTCGATAATGAGTGTATAGTGAATATTCAATCCCTTCCTGGTGAATATTTTTGTCCTGTTTGCCGGACACTTATCTACCCTAGTGAAGCTTTACAAACCCAGTGCACCCATTTGTATTGCAAACCATGCTTATCCTACATTGCTGCCACCACACATGCATGCCCATATGATGGATATCTGGTGACTGAAGCAGACTCGAAG CCACTTACTGAATCAAATAAAGCTCTTGGGGAGACCATTGGCAAAGTAGCAGTTAACTGTCTCTATCAAAGGAGTGGGTGTCAGTGGCAGGGAACATTATCTGAATGCATTGCACATTGCAGTAGTTGTACTTTTGGAAATTCACCTGTTGTATGCAATAGATGTGGTACTCAAATTATACATAGGCAAGTGCAAGAGCATACTCAAATATGCCCT GGCTTGCAACCTCAAGCACAACAATTAGATAATAGCCAGGTTCAAGGTTCAGCAACATCTAGCCAAACTGTTCCCCAGGATCCAACCATTACATCTGCAGCTGCTCCTGGATCAACAGCTGGCACAGCTTCTGTGGCCATTCCTGCAGCTGCTTCAGCATCTACTCCAACAGCACCTTCTGCTGCAACTCCTGCTACTGCCTCCGCTATACCTACTACTGCAGCTGCTTCTCAAAGCCAAACCCAAGCCAATATAACTGCCTATGCACAAGCTGCATCGCAACTTCCTACTCAACAATGGTACCAGCAGCAACAATTGCAGCAATATCAACAGTACTATCAGATGTATCCTGGTTATGACCCTTACCAGCAGCATTATCAACAGTTTTCCCAGTATCAACAGCAGGCATACCCACAGTATGGGCAACCACAAGCACAAACTCAGCCTGCAATACAAGGACAACAGCAGCCTTCCCTATATGTGCAGCCCCAATCTCAACCTCAACCTCAACCTCAACCTCAACCTCAGGTCCATGCCCAGCCTATAGGTCAGCCCCAACCACTTGCCCAGGCTGCTCAAACACAGCAACAGCAGCCTTTGATGCCAATTCAGCAACCACTTCCTCAGCCTCAACCCCAAGGGCAACCTCAACCTGTTGCACAGCTCACACAAATGCAAGTTCCACAACTTACTGTGCCTGTTCAGCAGCCTTACACACAGATACTCCCACAAACTAATCAGCCACCTCAAGCACAGATAGCAGCTCAGCAATTTGTGCAGCCAACACTGACACAATATGCTCAACCACAACCACCCCAACAGATGCAGGTGCCTCCACTTCAACAACCACTCCAGCCACAGCAACATCCACAATCTCTCCCTCAACAACAAACTCATCCACACACACAACCCCAGGCTCGTCCGACTGCTGTACAACAGCCACCAATGCTACCACAAATGCACCCCCAACATCCTAATGCCCATCAGCAAATGCAACCCCAATCAATTGCACAACCTCAGCATCCATCAAGTCATCCTGTGACAGGGCATCAGTCGTATCAGCAAACCCAATCTGGTGCCCCACCTCAGCGTCCCATGTTCGTACAAACCCAACAGGTTGTTCCCCAGCAACCTGTCCAAATGCCAAACCAGTTTCCATCTCAACAACCATCTCAGATGCCTCCGCCCTCTGGTTATATGCCAATGCAAGTCCAGCAACAACCAATGCTGCCACCGCAAAGGCCTGCTCATCCTCAGCAACAACCTCATCTTCCAGTTAATCAGCATGGACAACAAAAGCACCAGtatcctccaatgcatgcccaggCACAGCAACAAGTTTTTCCATCTCAACAGTCTCATGGTCATTTGCTTCCTGGCCAGCAGTTTCCACAAATGATGGTTTCATCGCAACAACAAATGCACCCTCCGGGTCCACAACATATTCAACATGTTACGGCACAAACTCATCCTCATGGTCCACCTGCTCAAGGTATGGCAGCACATCAAACAGCCATGAGACCATTGACAGCGAACACCTTGCCACATCAATCAATCCAACAGTTTCCTGGTGGTCCAGGCAAGCCAGCTCAACCATCTTTAAATCAACAATCACCAAATCATAGCAACTTGACACGTCCTGGCCCTAGTCTGACTGTCACACCCGAGTCAGTAAAGTCTCATCTCTCACAACCTGGTGGCCAAGCAGTTTCAATCCCTTCAGCTGGTCCTCCAAATTCAGGAGTGGTAGACAAAATGGGAATATCTGTGGAACTGACAAATGAATCAGTTGCAAATAGTGCTGATGGAAGGTTTCAAAATGAAATTTCTACCACAACCGACACAAAGATCAATCAGTCAGAGTCAGAAACCGATAAAAAACCTGTTGGTGACAGCAAGGAAAATGATAAACAATCAGAGATGGCTTCAACACTTCCTGAAGAGGAAGGTATAGAGCCTGCTGAGCATAAGTATGGAGACAAGAAGGAAGTGGCTGATTTGGTTGATGGTAACCAGAGACCTGATGTTCCTAATGATGGAAATGCTGGGGAAAATCAAAGCACAGAAGCTAAGCCCGATGAAAAGTCTGGTGCACCATCTGAAGTTCGAGGGTCAAATGTGTCTTCTGATGCTGGTACTCACAAGCATTCCTCTTTAGCTGCTGAACTTAAGGAGTCATCTGGCTTAACTGAAGGCTCACATGCTGGGGAATTTGCTAGTAAAACTAAATCCCAGCAGCTGCCAGCTCCTGAGAGAGGTCATCTGCAACAACCGACTCTTCAAAATGCTGCTCCACCTTATGAAGGAACACATTTCCAGGCTGGTTATCAGGATAGGAGTTCTTCTCAGTTGGCTTGGAATGGTTCGGTTTCTGGTACACGACCTGTTCCTTTATCAGGTCCTTTACCAGGTAAGGAGGGCTACCCAACACAGCAAATTCCCTATGGCCATCCTTCAAATGCAACAGCTGCAACCACTAGATTCTCAGCACCTGATAGAATGTTGCCCCATCATATTCCACATCCTGGGGCTAATCAAGATAGAAGATCCCAGGAAACTCTGCCATATCAAATTCAGGCGCCTGGACAAAATATAGCATCTGGCCAGATGAGGCCCCCTGGCCAGAATTTTCCTGAACACCTTTCTCTTCAGGGGCAGCCTTCAGTTGTACAAGAGTCATTTAGATCTTCAACTGGACAACCATATGGCGGTGGTTATCATTCTGATGCACATCATGATGGCCCTCCTGGTCCAGGGGTTCCCCCCTCAGGTAGACTTGCTGGGCATGTTGGATTTCCACAGCATGGGGGGTTTCCAGAACAGGCATTAGCTCCTCAAGGACAAAGTCAAAGTCATATGTCTCAGCCACATTCTGGTGTTAGAGTCTCACAGCATCCTCAGCTCGTGCCCAACTCTGGAGCTTTTAATACTTCGAGTCTGATGCCAAGAGGACCTCTATTTCATCTTGAAGATCGTGGAGGTCCCTCTCATCTTGGACCATCAAATGCTTTGGAATCTGAAATGTATGACACAAGGAGGCCTGGTTTTTCAGATGGCAGATCAGATCTACTGGGAAAGTCCAATCTTATTAAAGCTAATGGGATTCCAGGAAAAATGCAAGTTGATAACATGCATGATCCTGCTTTTGCTCTTGGATTGACTGAAGACAGATTCAAGCCATTCCCTGATGAAAGATTCCGACCATTACCGGAGGACGGAATGCCAAGACATTTTCCACTTGATCCTGGCAGACATAATGCAGGTCGtagagaatttgaagaagatttaaAACAATTTCCTAGGCCAGCCCATTTAGATTCTGAAGGTCTGCGGAACTTTGATAGTTACAATTCATCAAGGCCCCTTGATAGAGGCTGGCAGCAGACTGGTCCTGACATTAGGCCTTTTGACAGACCATTGCCTAGGCCGGATGGAATTCCTGGTCCTTTCGCCACAGGCCAAACTGGTTCTTTCCCAGCTAGTAGGCCTGGTCTGGAAAATCATATGATGGATATGTTGGAAACACGTAGGCCTCCTGGCCCCCATGATGAGTTTGATCGCCATATGGACATACTTCCTCCAATACGTAGCCCTGTTAGAGATTTTGGTGCTCTTCCATCCAGTAGGTTTGGAACAACTG GTTCTGGGCCAATGCCTGGTCGATTTCTAAGAGAGATTCCTGATGGTTCTAGAAGTTTCCAGATGGAACAATTTGAATCAG GGGAACCATTCAATCAGGGTCGCATGCCCACCGGTGATCCTAGTTTTGGTGGCATTCATGGTCGTGATTTTCCAAATGAAGCTGCACCATTTAACATT CATAATGTACGAGGTGACATGGAGGCTTTTGAGTTGTTAAAGAAGAGGAAACCTGGGACTATGGGATGGTGTCGGATATGCAGTATTGATTGTGAAACAGTGGAAGGGTTGGATTTACATGCACAAACCAGGGAGCACCAAAAGATGGCTCTGAATATGGTGTTAGCTTTCAAGAGAGAGGCCAACATGAAGAATAG AATCTCTGAGAATGTTACACCCCGTGAAGGGAAgaacaaaaggaaagattttggaAAACCATTGAAATGA
- the LOC121981492 gene encoding trithorax group protein osa-like isoform X1, translating to MGFDNECIVNIQSLPGEYFCPVCRTLIYPSEALQTQCTHLYCKPCLSYIAATTHACPYDGYLVTEADSKPLTESNKALGETIGKVAVNCLYQRSGCQWQGTLSECIAHCSSCTFGNSPVVCNRCGTQIIHRQVQEHTQICPGLQPQAQQLDNSQVQGSATSSQTVPQDPTITSAAAPGSTAGTASVAIPAAASASTPTAPSAATPATASAIPTTAAASQSQTQANITAYAQAASQLPTQQWYQQQQLQQYQQYYQMYPGYDPYQQHYQQFSQYQQQAYPQYGQPQAQTQPAIQGQQQPSLYVQPQSQPQPQPQPQPQVHAQPIGQPQPLAQAAQTQQQQPLMPIQQPLPQPQPQGQPQPVAQLTQMQVPQLTVPVQQPYTQILPQTNQPPQAQIAAQQFVQPTLTQYAQPQPPQQMQVPPLQQPLQPQQHPQSLPQQQTHPHTQPQARPTAVQQPPMLPQMHPQHPNAHQQMQPQSIAQPQHPSSHPVTGHQSYQQTQSGAPPQRPMFVQTQQVVPQQPVQMPNQFPSQQPSQMPPPSGYMPMQVQQQPMLPPQRPAHPQQQPHLPVNQHGQQKHQYPPMHAQAQQQVFPSQQSHGHLLPGQQFPQMMVSSQQQMHPPGPQHIQHVTAQTHPHGPPAQGMAAHQTAMRPLTANTLPHQSIQQFPGGPGKPAQPSLNQQSPNHSNLTRPGPSLTVTPESVKSHLSQPGGQAVSIPSAGPPNSGVVDKMGISVELTNESVANSADGRFQNEISTTTDTKINQSESETDKKPVGDSKENDKQSEMASTLPEEEGIEPAEHKYGDKKEVADLVDGNQRPDVPNDGNAGENQSTEAKPDEKSGAPSEVRGSNVSSDAGTHKHSSLAAELKESSGLTEGSHAGEFASKTKSQQLPAPERGHLQQPTLQNAAPPYEGTHFQAGYQDRSSSQLAWNGSVSGTRPVPLSGPLPGKEGYPTQQIPYGHPSNATAATTRFSAPDRMLPHHIPHPGANQDRRSQETLPYQIQAPGQNIASGQMRPPGQNFPEHLSLQGQPSVVQESFRSSTGQPYGGGYHSDAHHDGPPGPGVPPSGRLAGHVGFPQHGGFPEQALAPQGQSQSHMSQPHSGVRVSQHPQLVPNSGAFNTSSLMPRGPLFHLEDRGGPSHLGPSNALESEMYDTRRPGFSDGRSDLLGKSNLIKANGIPGKMQVDNMHDPAFALGLTEDRFKPFPDERFRPLPEDGMPRHFPLDPGRHNAGRREFEEDLKQFPRPAHLDSEGLRNFDSYNSSRPLDRGWQQTGPDIRPFDRPLPRPDGIPGPFATGQTGSFPASRPGLENHMMDMLETRRPPGPHDEFDRHMDILPPIRSPVRDFGALPSSRFGTTGKPRLGDIDSRELHGFTERSKPFHASSDLSAGSFRDSKISMPSMLGSGPMPGRFLREIPDGSRSFQMEQFESGEPFNQGRMPTGDPSFGGIHGRDFPNEAAPFNIHNVRGDMEAFELLKKRKPGTMGWCRICSIDCETVEGLDLHAQTREHQKMALNMVLAFKREANMKNRISENVTPREGKNKRKDFGKPLK from the exons ATGGGTTTCGATAATGAGTGTATAGTGAATATTCAATCCCTTCCTGGTGAATATTTTTGTCCTGTTTGCCGGACACTTATCTACCCTAGTGAAGCTTTACAAACCCAGTGCACCCATTTGTATTGCAAACCATGCTTATCCTACATTGCTGCCACCACACATGCATGCCCATATGATGGATATCTGGTGACTGAAGCAGACTCGAAG CCACTTACTGAATCAAATAAAGCTCTTGGGGAGACCATTGGCAAAGTAGCAGTTAACTGTCTCTATCAAAGGAGTGGGTGTCAGTGGCAGGGAACATTATCTGAATGCATTGCACATTGCAGTAGTTGTACTTTTGGAAATTCACCTGTTGTATGCAATAGATGTGGTACTCAAATTATACATAGGCAAGTGCAAGAGCATACTCAAATATGCCCT GGCTTGCAACCTCAAGCACAACAATTAGATAATAGCCAGGTTCAAGGTTCAGCAACATCTAGCCAAACTGTTCCCCAGGATCCAACCATTACATCTGCAGCTGCTCCTGGATCAACAGCTGGCACAGCTTCTGTGGCCATTCCTGCAGCTGCTTCAGCATCTACTCCAACAGCACCTTCTGCTGCAACTCCTGCTACTGCCTCCGCTATACCTACTACTGCAGCTGCTTCTCAAAGCCAAACCCAAGCCAATATAACTGCCTATGCACAAGCTGCATCGCAACTTCCTACTCAACAATGGTACCAGCAGCAACAATTGCAGCAATATCAACAGTACTATCAGATGTATCCTGGTTATGACCCTTACCAGCAGCATTATCAACAGTTTTCCCAGTATCAACAGCAGGCATACCCACAGTATGGGCAACCACAAGCACAAACTCAGCCTGCAATACAAGGACAACAGCAGCCTTCCCTATATGTGCAGCCCCAATCTCAACCTCAACCTCAACCTCAACCTCAACCTCAGGTCCATGCCCAGCCTATAGGTCAGCCCCAACCACTTGCCCAGGCTGCTCAAACACAGCAACAGCAGCCTTTGATGCCAATTCAGCAACCACTTCCTCAGCCTCAACCCCAAGGGCAACCTCAACCTGTTGCACAGCTCACACAAATGCAAGTTCCACAACTTACTGTGCCTGTTCAGCAGCCTTACACACAGATACTCCCACAAACTAATCAGCCACCTCAAGCACAGATAGCAGCTCAGCAATTTGTGCAGCCAACACTGACACAATATGCTCAACCACAACCACCCCAACAGATGCAGGTGCCTCCACTTCAACAACCACTCCAGCCACAGCAACATCCACAATCTCTCCCTCAACAACAAACTCATCCACACACACAACCCCAGGCTCGTCCGACTGCTGTACAACAGCCACCAATGCTACCACAAATGCACCCCCAACATCCTAATGCCCATCAGCAAATGCAACCCCAATCAATTGCACAACCTCAGCATCCATCAAGTCATCCTGTGACAGGGCATCAGTCGTATCAGCAAACCCAATCTGGTGCCCCACCTCAGCGTCCCATGTTCGTACAAACCCAACAGGTTGTTCCCCAGCAACCTGTCCAAATGCCAAACCAGTTTCCATCTCAACAACCATCTCAGATGCCTCCGCCCTCTGGTTATATGCCAATGCAAGTCCAGCAACAACCAATGCTGCCACCGCAAAGGCCTGCTCATCCTCAGCAACAACCTCATCTTCCAGTTAATCAGCATGGACAACAAAAGCACCAGtatcctccaatgcatgcccaggCACAGCAACAAGTTTTTCCATCTCAACAGTCTCATGGTCATTTGCTTCCTGGCCAGCAGTTTCCACAAATGATGGTTTCATCGCAACAACAAATGCACCCTCCGGGTCCACAACATATTCAACATGTTACGGCACAAACTCATCCTCATGGTCCACCTGCTCAAGGTATGGCAGCACATCAAACAGCCATGAGACCATTGACAGCGAACACCTTGCCACATCAATCAATCCAACAGTTTCCTGGTGGTCCAGGCAAGCCAGCTCAACCATCTTTAAATCAACAATCACCAAATCATAGCAACTTGACACGTCCTGGCCCTAGTCTGACTGTCACACCCGAGTCAGTAAAGTCTCATCTCTCACAACCTGGTGGCCAAGCAGTTTCAATCCCTTCAGCTGGTCCTCCAAATTCAGGAGTGGTAGACAAAATGGGAATATCTGTGGAACTGACAAATGAATCAGTTGCAAATAGTGCTGATGGAAGGTTTCAAAATGAAATTTCTACCACAACCGACACAAAGATCAATCAGTCAGAGTCAGAAACCGATAAAAAACCTGTTGGTGACAGCAAGGAAAATGATAAACAATCAGAGATGGCTTCAACACTTCCTGAAGAGGAAGGTATAGAGCCTGCTGAGCATAAGTATGGAGACAAGAAGGAAGTGGCTGATTTGGTTGATGGTAACCAGAGACCTGATGTTCCTAATGATGGAAATGCTGGGGAAAATCAAAGCACAGAAGCTAAGCCCGATGAAAAGTCTGGTGCACCATCTGAAGTTCGAGGGTCAAATGTGTCTTCTGATGCTGGTACTCACAAGCATTCCTCTTTAGCTGCTGAACTTAAGGAGTCATCTGGCTTAACTGAAGGCTCACATGCTGGGGAATTTGCTAGTAAAACTAAATCCCAGCAGCTGCCAGCTCCTGAGAGAGGTCATCTGCAACAACCGACTCTTCAAAATGCTGCTCCACCTTATGAAGGAACACATTTCCAGGCTGGTTATCAGGATAGGAGTTCTTCTCAGTTGGCTTGGAATGGTTCGGTTTCTGGTACACGACCTGTTCCTTTATCAGGTCCTTTACCAGGTAAGGAGGGCTACCCAACACAGCAAATTCCCTATGGCCATCCTTCAAATGCAACAGCTGCAACCACTAGATTCTCAGCACCTGATAGAATGTTGCCCCATCATATTCCACATCCTGGGGCTAATCAAGATAGAAGATCCCAGGAAACTCTGCCATATCAAATTCAGGCGCCTGGACAAAATATAGCATCTGGCCAGATGAGGCCCCCTGGCCAGAATTTTCCTGAACACCTTTCTCTTCAGGGGCAGCCTTCAGTTGTACAAGAGTCATTTAGATCTTCAACTGGACAACCATATGGCGGTGGTTATCATTCTGATGCACATCATGATGGCCCTCCTGGTCCAGGGGTTCCCCCCTCAGGTAGACTTGCTGGGCATGTTGGATTTCCACAGCATGGGGGGTTTCCAGAACAGGCATTAGCTCCTCAAGGACAAAGTCAAAGTCATATGTCTCAGCCACATTCTGGTGTTAGAGTCTCACAGCATCCTCAGCTCGTGCCCAACTCTGGAGCTTTTAATACTTCGAGTCTGATGCCAAGAGGACCTCTATTTCATCTTGAAGATCGTGGAGGTCCCTCTCATCTTGGACCATCAAATGCTTTGGAATCTGAAATGTATGACACAAGGAGGCCTGGTTTTTCAGATGGCAGATCAGATCTACTGGGAAAGTCCAATCTTATTAAAGCTAATGGGATTCCAGGAAAAATGCAAGTTGATAACATGCATGATCCTGCTTTTGCTCTTGGATTGACTGAAGACAGATTCAAGCCATTCCCTGATGAAAGATTCCGACCATTACCGGAGGACGGAATGCCAAGACATTTTCCACTTGATCCTGGCAGACATAATGCAGGTCGtagagaatttgaagaagatttaaAACAATTTCCTAGGCCAGCCCATTTAGATTCTGAAGGTCTGCGGAACTTTGATAGTTACAATTCATCAAGGCCCCTTGATAGAGGCTGGCAGCAGACTGGTCCTGACATTAGGCCTTTTGACAGACCATTGCCTAGGCCGGATGGAATTCCTGGTCCTTTCGCCACAGGCCAAACTGGTTCTTTCCCAGCTAGTAGGCCTGGTCTGGAAAATCATATGATGGATATGTTGGAAACACGTAGGCCTCCTGGCCCCCATGATGAGTTTGATCGCCATATGGACATACTTCCTCCAATACGTAGCCCTGTTAGAGATTTTGGTGCTCTTCCATCCAGTAGGTTTGGAACAACTGGTAAGCCGCGCTTGGGGGATATTGATTCTAGGGAGTTACATGGATTTACTGAAAGATCAAAACCTTTCCATGCCTCATCAGATTTATCTGCTGGTTCTTTCCGTGATAGTAAAATTTCAATGCCATCTATGCTAGGTTCTGGGCCAATGCCTGGTCGATTTCTAAGAGAGATTCCTGATGGTTCTAGAAGTTTCCAGATGGAACAATTTGAATCAG GGGAACCATTCAATCAGGGTCGCATGCCCACCGGTGATCCTAGTTTTGGTGGCATTCATGGTCGTGATTTTCCAAATGAAGCTGCACCATTTAACATT CATAATGTACGAGGTGACATGGAGGCTTTTGAGTTGTTAAAGAAGAGGAAACCTGGGACTATGGGATGGTGTCGGATATGCAGTATTGATTGTGAAACAGTGGAAGGGTTGGATTTACATGCACAAACCAGGGAGCACCAAAAGATGGCTCTGAATATGGTGTTAGCTTTCAAGAGAGAGGCCAACATGAAGAATAG AATCTCTGAGAATGTTACACCCCGTGAAGGGAAgaacaaaaggaaagattttggaAAACCATTGAAATGA